The nucleotide sequence CGGTGAAGTGTGGGACGAGCAGCCAGCTGCGGAACTCCCCATGGCTCAGCGGTACTTTCTGTTCTGACGTGATGCTGAGTAATCTTCTCGCCCTCGCTGATACGAGGCTGCCAATCGGGGGACACGTCCATTCCGGTGGCATGGAAGAGGCCGTTACGTCCGGTTTTGTTCGCGACCTGGGCACCCTCGAGGCATTTTTAGCACGACGAATCCGCACCAGCGGTCTAGTGGCAGGCTCGGTCGCCGCTGCGGTGTGCGACGGACTCAACACCAGCGAGGCTGATGCCGAGACAGACGCGCGCACCCCGTCACCAGCCGCCCGTGCCGCATCCCGGGCACAGGGCAGAGGGTTTCTCCGGCTGGCGCGCAGTGTGTGGCCCGACGACGACTGGACCGGCTTCACTGCCAAGCCTCACCTGCCGGTGGTCGCCGGCACAGTCGCCCGCAGATGTGACCTCACCCCGCAGGAGACCGCACTGGCCGTTGTCTATACATCGATGACAGGATCAGCCACGGCAGCGCAACGACTGCTCGCGCTCGATCCGGCGCACGTGACCCGCATAACCTTCACCCTGTCATCGCTGTGCGATGCGACCGCCCAGCGCGCGGCTACCGGGCTGCAGAGCTTATCTGACCCATTGTTCGATGTTCTGGCTGAGCGGCACACCCGCCGCGAGATGCCGCTGTTCGTGTCCTGAGAGAAAGAGTGCTAATGCCCCCGCATCTTCTAGATGGAGAACCACATTCCCATGCTGCAGCCCGCCCTGCACGCGAGCGGCGCCCCGGCGAACCAGTGCGCATTGGCATTGGCGGGCCAGTGGGCTCGGGTAAGACAGCGCTTGTGGCCAGTCTGTGCCGGGAATTGTGTGCGGAACTGTCACTCGCTGTCCTCACCAACGACATCTACACGACCGAGGATGCCGATTTTCTGCGCCGCAACGCAGTGCTTCCGGACGAACGTATTACTGCCGTCAAGACCGGAGGCTGCCCCCACACAGCGATCCGTGATGACATCACCGCGAACCTCGACGCGATCGATGACCTGATCGAAGCGAATCAGCCGCTCGATCTCATCTTTGTCGAGTCGGGTGGGGATAACCTGACCGCGACGTTCTCCACCGGACTGATCGACGTGCAAATCTTCGTAGTCGACGTGGCGGGTGGAGACAAAGTGCCCCGGAAGGGTGGGCCTGGAGTCACGTATTCGGATCTGCTCGTGATCAACAAGACTGACCTCGCCCCACTCGTAGGTGCGGACCTCTCGGTGATGGAGCGCGACGCTACCAAGGTCCGGGAAAACCGTCCCACCGTTTTCACCTCCTTGACGCAAGACCCCACAGCGGGTCCAGTGCTGGCGTGGGTGCGTGCGCAGGTGCAGCGGCTCGGCTCCGGAACGGAATCAGAATCCGGAGCAGACGGAGTACATGCGCACTGAACTGGTAATCGACGCAGAAAAAGGCCGCTCACCGCGCATCCGGTCGTCGGGTGGCCTGGCAGCGCGGATAACGGGGCCGGACACGGTCCATGTGATCGGAACAGCGATGACTCCGCTCGGTGGCGATGAGATCAGCGTACGAGTGACGGTCGGCGACGGCGCGCGACTTATTGTGCGATCCGTGGCGGCCTCCGTCGCGCTGCCGGGGGAGAAGTCTGTGCGATCCGCTTCGAACTGGATGTTTGGCGTCAAAACCGACGGGTATCTGGATTGGGAGCCAGAACCCATGATCGTTGCTGGCCGGGCGGAGCACGACGCGACGACCGAATTGGACCTCGCTGCGTCTGCCACAGTGCGGCTGCGCGAACGCGTTCAGATCGGCCGGTGGGGCGAACACGGTCTGGGGTTCTGGCGCGGCACGCTGAGCGCCCGGGTGGACACGGTTCCGATGGTGATGCACACCTTGGAACTAGGCCACGGCGATGTGCTTGGAACGCCGCGCGCGCTCACCAGCGAACTGAACTATCCAGGCTGCGGAGAGGAGGTACTGATTGATGAGAGCCCAGGTGGTCTTGGTCTTCGGGTGCCTCTCCCGCTAGGCGGTTCTCTCATGACGTGGACGGGGGAAAGCCTCTGAACCGCAGTGGGTCCGTCCGCACCGCAGCTCCGCATTTCGCAATGCGTGACATCTGTGATCTACGCCACTAATTGAGGGTGAATTCGGCACCCGCTGCAACGCCGGTACGGCCGCCGTTGCATCCGTGAGTTTCCACGGTCACGCGGACTGCGTTACCGTGGTTGCGTCCGACTAATAACTGTGCCTGCTTATTGCTGCAGGCTCTGATTTAGGAGGGTGTGTTTATGACAACCGCTCGGAACGCGATCGGTGATCTTTATCCCTCGCGTCTTTCCTCACAGGCAGCCTCCTTTGGCCGCCCTCATCCCACAACCTGGGGCAGCACTCCGGGACCATTTACGGCCGACGCCCTTTCCCGGTACGACGCGAAGGGCTTCCACATTGAAGAAGGACTCCTGACACCGGCGCAGATTCAGCACTGCTGGTCGGAAGTCGAGCGTCTTTCGGCTGATCCCGAGCTTGCGAAGACCGAACTGATTGTGCGGGAACGCGGTTCCGACACAGTTCGTTCGATTTTCGCGGTGCACGAGGTGAGCCCCCTGATCGACAAACTGATCCGAACCCCGCGAATTCTCGATCGTGCTCGGCAGATCCTTGGGTCTGACGTGTACATTCATCAAAGCCGGATAAATTGCATGCCGGGATTTGCAGGTACGGGGTTCTACTGGCATTCCGATTTCGAAACATGGCACGCAGAAGATGGAATGCCCGTCCCACGCGCCGTCAGTTTATCAATCGCGCTAACTGACAATTATCCGTTCAATGGCGGACTGATGCTGATGCCAGGTGCGCACCGCACATTCGTGCCATGCGTCGGCCAAACACCGGAAAACAATTACAAATCCTCATTGCAGGAACAGCGAATCGGTGTGCCGAGCGAGGATGCGATCACGGAGCTCGCATACGAATTCGGTATCGAGCAGTTTACCGGGCAGGCTGGCAGCGCCCTGTTCTTCGATTCGAATTCAATGCACGGGTCGTCGAACAACATCACGCCCTACCCGCGTGCGAACATCTTCCTGGTGTTCAACAGCGTGGACAATGTGCTCGAGCAGCCGTTCGCAGGAACGAAACCGCGCCCGGAGCATCTCGGCAGCCGCGATTTCACACCGCTGACACCCATAACAGGGTCGCCGTTCGCCTAGTTGCACGCAGCTCACAGGGCGGGTACGTCCGGATCGCTCCGGCTCAGTGCCCGCCCTTGGCGTGCGCGCGCAGCCCAGGAGACACAAGGAAGCGTCGCAGCGCAGCGAAGAACGCGAGCACGATCAGTGCGGCCACGGCCGCAAGGATGCCTCCGCCCACCACAAGCGTGAAATCACGCCGAGCCAGACCGTCGACGATGAGGCGCCCGACGCCACCGAAACTGACCGCAGCAGCGATCGTGGCGGTCGCCACGATCTGAACGGCAGCGGTCCGCATACCGACCAGGATAAAAGGCAGTGCGACGGGGAGTTCTGCCCTGAGCAGCACCTGCGAACCTGTCATGCCCATTCCTCGTGCAGCGTCGGTCAATTGCGGACTGACCGCGCGAATACCTTCATGAGTGTTCAGGAGAATCGGGGGTATAGCCAGCGCCACGAGAGGTATCAGGACGGGGACGAGCCCGATGCCCATCATGACCACGAGCAGAACAAGTACTCCGTAGGTGGGGAGTGCGCGAGCCGAGTTGGCGATAGCGGTGAGTGCCGCGCCGCCGCGACCCGAATGACCTGTCCACAGACCCACAGGAAATGCCAGGGCGATCGATATCACGAGCGCGAGAATCGTGTAGAGGGCATGCTCCATCATCCGGTTGGGGATGCCGTCGGTGCCTCGCCAGCTCTCCGGGTTGCTCAAGAAGTCAGTGAAATAGAACCAGAGCGTCGTCATGAAGTACGCACCCCCGGTGCGACCGTCTGGCGCGTGGCGCGGCGCAGAGAACGGAAGGGTGTGCGCCGTGCAATCGGTGCTGAGCCGCCAGCACGCGTCCATGGCGTCGCATACCACTGTGCGGCTAGCAGCGCGAGATCTACGGTCAGCGCCATGACGATCGTGATGAGGATGCCAGTCACAGCGAGTTCTACCCGGTCGAGCTGCGCAGCGGCGGTGAAGAGGGAGCCGAAAGCTCCCATGCCGATCAGGGCACCCACACTGACCATGCTGATGTTCGCGACTGTCGCGACGCGGAGACCAGCCATCACGGCCGGGAATGCGAGGGGCAGCTCGATTGTGACCAGCTGACGCGGACGGCGCATTCCCATCGCGGTGGCCGCCTGTCGAGTCTCAGCTGGAACCGAACGCAGGCCGTCCACGACATTCGGTATCAGTCCGGAAAGCGTGTAAAGCGCGAGGGGGAGGATCACGGTGGTGGGTGTGATGCCGGTGAAGGAGATCAGCAGCACGAAGAACGCGAGTGAGGGGATGGAGTAGAGCACACTCGCAACTGCAAGTACAGGAGGATACAAACGCGGCCACCGCACACACGCGAGCCCCGCGGGCAGCGAAATGACGAGCCCGAGCAGTGATGCGGTGAGCGCCATGTACAAATGCTGGCCGAGCAACTCGGTGAATGTGCCGAGGTAGCTCGGGATGCTGAACGTTGACAGCGCCACTATCACGGTGCTGCCTTCCGCGACGAGTGAAGGTGTGCGTTGCGGATCTGCTGTGCGAGGTCTTCCTGACTGATGACACCGAGGACTCTACGGTCCCCGTCCAGCGCAACCGCGTGTCCCGAGGGGGAGAGGACCGCGGAGTCAAGTGCAGCGCGCAAGGAATCGGTCTCCGGTGTATATCCGTGCCCGATGCTGTGGAGCGTAGCGGAGCCGAGTGATGTCCCGTCGCCGGAAGCAGCGCCGTCGAGCCAGCCGAGTGGACGGTCATCGTCGTCGGTGACCAGTACCCATTCACCGGAGTGCGCTGCCGGGAGCTGTTCGTGGCGTGAATGCGACACCACGATGTCGGTGCGCAGCGGAAGGCCATTCGCGCCAAAGAAGGACAGCAGGCGAACGCCTCGATCGAGGCCGAGAAACTCGGCCACAAAATCATCGGCAGGCTCGGTCAGTAGTTCCGCAGGGGCCGCGTATTGCGCGAGCGTACCTCCAGGCCTCATGACGGCGACCCGGTCTCCTAGAGTGATCGCTTCGTCGATGTCGTGGGTGACGAGGACGATCGTCTTACTGATCTCCGATTGCAGCCGCAGCAGTTCCTGCTGCAAATCTTTACGGACTACCGGGTCGACAGCGGAGAAAGGCTCGTCCATCAGCAGCACCGGAGGGTCCGCCGCGAGTGCACGTGCTACCCCGACGCGTTGTTGCTGGCCACCTGAGAGTTGCGATGGGTAGCGTTTCGCGAACTCGCTGCCCAGTCCGACACGTTCGAGTAGCTCCGCGGCGCGCGACCGCGCCTCCCGGCGTGAGGCACCAAGCAATCTCGGCACGGTGGCGACGTTGTCGATAACGGTGCGGTGCGGGAATAGTCCGGCATGCTGGATGACGTAACCAATCCCGCGTCGGAGGTGGTGGGCGTCGCGGGTCAGGACGTCTTGGCCGCCAAGCATGATACGGCCGGATGTCGGCTCGATCATCCGGTTGATCATGCGCAGCGACGTGGTCTTTCCGCACCCGGACGGCCCGACGAAAACCGTCAGCGAACCACTGGGCACGTCCAGCGACAGGCCATCGACGGCGGTCGTCCCGTCCGGATATTGCTTACAAACCTCATCGAAAGTGATCATCAACCAGCGGATTCCAGCCACTCGCGGGCAACTTCGTCGACGTCACGACGTTCAATGACGACCTGGCTGAGAAGTTCGGTCAGAGCTTCAGTGGTCAGCCGGGCGGACACGTCGTTCAGCACGGAGATGCTCTCCTCACCAAGTGCCTCTGCCCCTGCCAGCGGGGTGACGTTCTGCGAACCGAACACCGCTTCCGGATCGTCAAGTGAGACAAACGGACGCGTAGTCAGTGACGGGTCTGTCGAGTAGATATTCGCAACATCGATATCTCCGCGTTCGAGCGAGCTGATCGTGATTGGCCCGGAATTATCGGTGGGCACGAACTCGCCGAACTCGATGCCGTACACCTCTTCGAGCCCAACGAGTCCTTGCTGCCGGTCCCGGAACTCAGGGGCCGCCCCGATACGCATATCTGCGGCAACGGGTGCCAGATCCTCGATCGAACTCAGCTCGAATTCATCTGCGGTTTCCTGGGTGACAACCAGTGAATCCTTGTTCTCCGCAGGCGCGGAATCAAGAATTGTGAGCGCTTCGGGGAGCGCCGCGCGCAGCTCTTCGTTGATCTCGTCGGTCGTCCGAGCGTCGCTCCCGTCGTCCAGGTAGGCGAGCAGCGCTCCGTTGTATTCGGGGAGCACAGATATCGCCCCGCGCTCAACCTGCCCGAAGTAGATCTCGCGGCTGCCGATGTTGTACTGGCGCCGCACAGTCGTGCCCTCTGCCTCGAGCGCCTGCGCGTAGATTTCCGCGAGCAGAACATTCTCCGGGAAATTGGCTGAACCCACTACGACCTGCCCGGATGGCCCGTCGGTCGCGAGTGGGTCGCTGGGTTCTCCTGAGCATGCTGTCAGCGCAAGAGCACTGATTGTTAATGCGGCGACTAGGCGGCCAGTTCGTTTCATCACGTGAACTCCTCGACGGTCAGCACTGCTTGTGATGACCCTATTCGCGCCACGCCCGTAATGCGCCCCAGTTCACCGTATTTCGCTAAAATCCCGCCGCATCTAATGCCCGCTCCGGGTTGGGGCTGAAGAGTGCACCAATGAAACTCTGCACATCATCAAGTGAATGCTCGAGCACACTTACATGTGTAGCGCCTGGATACGTGCGGCTTACCGCATGGCCACCGCTTTCCTGGATCTCCTCGGCGAGGCGGACTGCCGGCTCAGGAGGCAGATCGTCATCAAGGCCGCTGACGATGAGCAACGACGTGGAGTAGCCGTTCGAGGGCAGCCGCATGTATTCGTCGAGAGCCTGATCGAACCCGGGGATGTCGCTGAGCGGCTCAGCAAAGAGCTCACTCATGCGATAGGGCCGTGCCGCAACGCCCATCTCTGAGCTGCACAGACGTTCCGCGAGCGCAAGAAGTTCTCGGCCCTTGCCGGTGAGACGGGCGTCGATGTCCAGGTCAGGGTAGGTATCTCGGAAACCAGCAAGTGCGTAAAAAGCGTAGGCGGTGAGGTTTCCGGGAAGAGTTTCTGGTGATGGTCGCACGCTTTGCCGCAAGGCGTCTGTGTGTGCTGCCGGGGCGACTGCTACCGCCCCGCGGAAATCCAGCGCACCGTTACCGGTGGGCGCGGCACTGGCGGCCGCGAGGGCTGCGGCACCACCCTGAGAATGTCCGAGCGCAACGGCGGTCCGCGAGAGCCGCAGATTAAGCCCGTGCGCCGCTGTTGCCGCATCGAGCATGCTGTTTGCAGCGGCCTGGGTATTCAGATAGGCATGAAGGCCCTGGGTCCCCAGGCCTGCGTAGTCGGTGGCGACGACGGCATAGCCCTGACGCAGCCAGTAGGAAGGGTAGTTGGCGGCGACTTCTCGCGACGGGCTACTCGGCAATGTGGAGGGAGCGCAGTCATCTCCGATACCTGTGGTCCCGTGACCCCAGATGATGGCGGGCCAGCCTCCGGGCGGCGGCGTGCCCGGAGGGACAGACACTGTCCCGGTACTGACTGCCGGCTCGCCCCGGTGATTCAGCGTCGAGTAGAGGATTCGGTAGCTGAGCCCCGAATCGGGGACACGCACGGCGCTGTCGAGCGGCGACGATCTGATCAAGCTGCCCTGTGGAGGCAGGGGCGACGGTATGTCCGTCGCATCGATACCGGACAGGATCGGTGCTGAAAGATACTGCTGCTGAACAGGGGAATTCGCACCTGGTAGCGCGCCCGCGGCCGCGGCCCCTCCGGTAAGTATCAGCGCGCTCGCGGTACCTGCGGCGACAGTCCGGCGGAACCACGGCATCGCGGGCCGTGCACGGGACGCTATCGTCATGCCACCCACCGTAGGCTATTAAGCTCACTTATGGTGGGGCCGTTGAAATCTGTCCCTTGTGCTCTCAGCGCAACCCCGCACTACCAGGCAGTGTGCAGCGCTTCACCCACCAGGTACAGCAGCGGTGGGACCGCCATCAGCACACCACATGCCGTTAAGTTAAGCGCCCGGTACTGCACCATCAGTGCCGCGAACTCGCGCAGGAATGCACTCGGCAGGTAGTAGCGTGCTGTCGGTGCGCCCGTGACGTGCGCGTGAAGGCCGAGGTGGCGTGACAAAATCGCGGCGCGAAGCACGTGATAATTGCTCGTCACGACGAGGAGGCGCCCCTCCACACCCGCTGCAATCAATTCGCGATTGCTGTAGCGGAGGTTCTCTTCCGTTGATGTGGAGCGTGTTTCAGGCAGTAGTTCCGCGTCGGTGATCCCACGGCTTGTCAGATACCATGCCATCGCCTGCGCTTCGGGTAGTGGCTCATCATCGCCCTGACCACCCGATGGGACGATGACCGGCTGATGGCCCGCTTTGCGTTCGCGTTCGTAGAGAGCGAGCGCACGATCGAGCCGATTGGCGAGTAGCGGCGGGATCTCGCCATCGAGCAACCCAGCGCCGAGCACGATGATCGCACCGTGCCCGCGGCGCACGGGAAGCCGACTGTACACCCATGCATAAAGCAGGAAGCAGGTGAACGCGAAACCGGCGTATGTGCTCGCGAGCGTGAGGGAGAGGGCGGCCACGGTGAGCAGGGGAGAGCCGGATGCGATGGCAAGCGCTGCACCTACCGGCAGCGCCAGCAGGAGGAATCCAGCCAGGAAGGACAGCATGTTGGCGGCTGACACGCCCTCACGGCGCACCATTACGACACCGTTGGTGAGCAGGAAACCGGCAAGCGCGAGAACGAGCAAGGGCGAGGACAGGACCGTGATACCGAGGAGTGCGGGGAGTGGTGTCGCGGTGTCACCGGTCATCGCCCAGAGCGCCGCCAGCAAGAGAGCGAAGATCAAGTAGACACCGTTGCTGAGGCGCCGCGGCTCTCTCTGGAACCGGTACAGGAAAATGCCCGCCAGCGTCAGTGCCAGGATCAGGAAGATCACACAGGCAACGCTAGCGGGCGTTCGCCGTCATGCGCCGATCGCGGGGCCGATCACTCGCCACGAGTCACGCATCTGCTGCTCGAACAGCCCCCAGGTGTGTGCACCGGTCGCCTGCTGAGAGAGCGTCGCGGGAATGCCGAGGGAATCCAGTCGGCTCTTGAAGGCCATCGAGCACAGGTTCGTTGCGAACTCTACGGCCCCCGGTCCTAGGGTCTGTCCAATGACAGCGAGGCCCGTCACTCCGTCCGCGGGGCCCGGGATACCGCTTGCGGCCGCGAGGTAGATTGCTTTACCGCGGAGGCGTTCCGCGTTGACGAAAGGATCGTGCCGAACCCAGGCGGGGTCACCCGGCGGGCCGAAGGCGTTGAAAACATTTCCGCCGCCGAATGCGACGACCGCCGCATTGGCCGCGATCCCTTCCGGTGCGCTGGTCCGGGCGCAGCCACTGTAAGAGGCAACTGCCTGGTACCGGTGCGGTGCCTGGACTGCGAGGTCGAGAGCGGACGCAGCGCTGAGGGAAAGACCACCCACCGCGTTGCGCCCCGTCGACGGGAATGCGTTATCGATCGCGATCGGCAGTTCCGACGTCATGTAGGTCTGCCATTTGTTTACGCCCAGCACCGGGTCGGGATGCCGCCAGTCGGCGTACATGCTGTAACGACCACCGATCGGGCTGACGACCTTGACGTGCTTGTCTGAGAAGAAGTCACGCAGCCGGGTGCTCTGGAACCAGCTCTTGCCCTCCTGGCCACCGTCGACTCCGTTGAGGAGGTACAGCGTCGGGCTTGCCGCGCCCTGGTTGGCAGGAAGATACACCTCATTGGGAATGACGCGATTCATCGAAGGGGAGTAGACATGCACAATCGCGAACCGGTCACCGATGCGATCGATTCGATCGACACGCGGGCCGGGCTGTGCACCTGCTGGGGCCGTGCTGACGACGAGAGGGAGGAGTAACGCGGCCAGCGCGATCAGAATCCTGAGCCCAGGCGTTCGCCGGCCGCGGCCGACAGTGTTGTGTGCCTTACCCACGCGTGCTCCTTTGTCGCAGTCCACAGGGGAAGATTTATCACGATCGACAAGAGCGTACGTGTAAGTTCGTGAACTAGACCACTCGGGGCCCGGTTTGCGGCGCCGTCCGCTCCTGCCATAGGCCGATGCTGGCCGTCCGCTGATGGATACTCAGTGGCTGATCACGGCGTGCAAGAAGGTTCTCGTGCGGTCGTTTCGTGGCTCAGTGAAGATCTGCTCAGGTGCGCCCTCTTCGATGATTCTGCCTTTGTCGAACATGAGAATGCGGTCCGAAACATCGCGCGCAAATTGCATTTCATGCGTCACGATGAGCATGGTGATGTCGGTCGAGTGCGCGATGTCGCGCAGAACATTCAGCACACCGACGACCAGTTCGGGGTCCAGTGCTGACGTAACTTCGTCAAGCAGCAGGATTTCCGGGTCCATCGCGAGTGCTCGTGCGATCGCGACACGTTGCTGCTGACCGCCTGATAGCTGCGAAGGGTGCGCATTCTCCTTCTCCGCAAGCCCCACCATGTCGAGAAGTTTTCTGCCGCGGTCGACTGCTTCGTCCTTGCTTCGCCCGAGCACGTGGACCGGTCCCTCAGTCAGGTTTTCGATCACCGTCATGTTCGGGAAGAGGTTGAAGTGCTGGAAGACCATCCCGATTTTGCGCCGCGCCTGCCGAAGGTACTTCTCGCTCGCCGGGGTGAGAGCGCCTTTCCGCATTTCGTGCGAGAACGGGTCGTCATCGACCCAGATGACGCCTTCGTTTACTTTCTCGAGCGTCATCAGCAGGCGCAAGATGGTCGTCTTACCGGAGCCGCTCGGTCCGATGAGTGTGACCTTTTCACCGCGATCGACGGTGAAGTTCAAATGGTCGAGCACAACGTTGTCACCGAACTGTTTGACGACGTCCTCAAACCGGATTTTCGGGCTAGGTTCACCCTGGCTGTTTGGCATAACGGTTCTCCAGTCTCCGGATGAAGTAGGCGGTTACGAGGCTGGCAATGAGGAAGATGACTCCAGCGATGGTAATCGGCTCCGTGTAGCGGAACGTCTGCCCGCCATACTGCTGTGCCCGGGTCACCATTTCAGCCACGAAAATGAAGAAGAGGAAGGGGGTGTCCTTGAACATCGACACCGCATAGTTGCCGAGCGACGGGATGATCCGCCGGATGGCCTGCGGGAGAATCACTGCCCGCCAGGTGCGTGTCGGCGGCAGCGACAACGCCCGTGCTGCCTCCCACTGTCCCTTCGGCACATCCTCGATGCCAGCGCGATACACCTCAGCCATGTAGGCCGAATAGTGGATGCCCAGCACGATAATGCCGACTTGGAGTCCGGATACGCCGGGCGGTACCGCGTAGAAGACGAACAGGAGCTGCACGACAAGTGGTGTGAGGCGGACGAACTCCATTGCCGCGTGCAGCGGCCAGCTGGCCCATTTCGGCAGCGTGATGCGCAGCACTGCCACGACGAGGCCGACAGCGGCGGCGATCGCGAAACCCAGGACAGTGGCGAGCAGAGTGATGCGGAAGCCTTCCAGCAGGACCGGCAGCGACTCCCACGCGTGATGCCAGCTCCACATGGCTACCTCCTCCCCACGGTCACGGCCTCGTCGACGTCAGGTTTGAGCTTGAATATCTCGCGCATGGAAGGGCCGCGCCCGAGCTTGAACTTCGCACGCGCTTCGACGACTTGCATCACCAGCGTGAGGATGTAGGCGAGTACGAAATAGATGACGAGGGCGATACCGAAGGCGAAGAACGTGTCACCCGTACTCTCCCGGAGACGGTTGATCTGGAAGGTCAAGTCCTGCAGGGTGATCGCAGTGACGATCGCGGTGCCTTTCAGGAGGTGGATCATGAGGTTCGTCAGCGCCGGAATCATCAGGACCCAGGCCTGCGGGAAGATCACCCGGCGCATGCGCTGTGCGGGACTGAAGTTCAGCGCGATCGCGGCCTCCCACTGGACCTTGGGCACAGCGTTGATGGAGCCGCGCACCACTTCGGCCCCGTACGCCCCATAGTTGAGACCCAGGGCCAGAATCCCAACGACGAT is from Hoyosella subflava DQS3-9A1 and encodes:
- a CDS encoding YdcF family protein, with translation MIFLILALTLAGIFLYRFQREPRRLSNGVYLIFALLLAALWAMTGDTATPLPALLGITVLSSPLLVLALAGFLLTNGVVMVRREGVSAANMLSFLAGFLLLALPVGAALAIASGSPLLTVAALSLTLASTYAGFAFTCFLLYAWVYSRLPVRRGHGAIIVLGAGLLDGEIPPLLANRLDRALALYERERKAGHQPVIVPSGGQGDDEPLPEAQAMAWYLTSRGITDAELLPETRSTSTEENLRYSNRELIAAGVEGRLLVVTSNYHVLRAAILSRHLGLHAHVTGAPTARYYLPSAFLREFAALMVQYRALNLTACGVLMAVPPLLYLVGEALHTAW
- a CDS encoding ABC transporter permease, which produces MTTLWFYFTDFLSNPESWRGTDGIPNRMMEHALYTILALVISIALAFPVGLWTGHSGRGGAALTAIANSARALPTYGVLVLLVVMMGIGLVPVLIPLVALAIPPILLNTHEGIRAVSPQLTDAARGMGMTGSQVLLRAELPVALPFILVGMRTAAVQIVATATIAAAVSFGGVGRLIVDGLARRDFTLVVGGGILAAVAALIVLAFFAALRRFLVSPGLRAHAKGGH
- the ureG gene encoding urease accessory protein UreG translates to MPPHLLDGEPHSHAAARPARERRPGEPVRIGIGGPVGSGKTALVASLCRELCAELSLAVLTNDIYTTEDADFLRRNAVLPDERITAVKTGGCPHTAIRDDITANLDAIDDLIEANQPLDLIFVESGGDNLTATFSTGLIDVQIFVVDVAGGDKVPRKGGPGVTYSDLLVINKTDLAPLVGADLSVMERDATKVRENRPTVFTSLTQDPTAGPVLAWVRAQVQRLGSGTESESGADGVHAH
- a CDS encoding ABC transporter substrate-binding protein, with the translated sequence MKRTGRLVAALTISALALTACSGEPSDPLATDGPSGQVVVGSANFPENVLLAEIYAQALEAEGTTVRRQYNIGSREIYFGQVERGAISVLPEYNGALLAYLDDGSDARTTDEINEELRAALPEALTILDSAPAENKDSLVVTQETADEFELSSIEDLAPVAADMRIGAAPEFRDRQQGLVGLEEVYGIEFGEFVPTDNSGPITISSLERGDIDVANIYSTDPSLTTRPFVSLDDPEAVFGSQNVTPLAGAEALGEESISVLNDVSARLTTEALTELLSQVVIERRDVDEVAREWLESAG
- a CDS encoding urease accessory protein UreD, yielding MRTELVIDAEKGRSPRIRSSGGLAARITGPDTVHVIGTAMTPLGGDEISVRVTVGDGARLIVRSVAASVALPGEKSVRSASNWMFGVKTDGYLDWEPEPMIVAGRAEHDATTELDLAASATVRLRERVQIGRWGEHGLGFWRGTLSARVDTVPMVMHTLELGHGDVLGTPRALTSELNYPGCGEEVLIDESPGGLGLRVPLPLGGSLMTWTGESL
- the thpD gene encoding ectoine hydroxylase: MTTARNAIGDLYPSRLSSQAASFGRPHPTTWGSTPGPFTADALSRYDAKGFHIEEGLLTPAQIQHCWSEVERLSADPELAKTELIVRERGSDTVRSIFAVHEVSPLIDKLIRTPRILDRARQILGSDVYIHQSRINCMPGFAGTGFYWHSDFETWHAEDGMPVPRAVSLSIALTDNYPFNGGLMLMPGAHRTFVPCVGQTPENNYKSSLQEQRIGVPSEDAITELAYEFGIEQFTGQAGSALFFDSNSMHGSSNNITPYPRANIFLVFNSVDNVLEQPFAGTKPRPEHLGSRDFTPLTPITGSPFA
- a CDS encoding alpha/beta hydrolase, which codes for MGKAHNTVGRGRRTPGLRILIALAALLLPLVVSTAPAGAQPGPRVDRIDRIGDRFAIVHVYSPSMNRVIPNEVYLPANQGAASPTLYLLNGVDGGQEGKSWFQSTRLRDFFSDKHVKVVSPIGGRYSMYADWRHPDPVLGVNKWQTYMTSELPIAIDNAFPSTGRNAVGGLSLSAASALDLAVQAPHRYQAVASYSGCARTSAPEGIAANAAVVAFGGGNVFNAFGPPGDPAWVRHDPFVNAERLRGKAIYLAAASGIPGPADGVTGLAVIGQTLGPGAVEFATNLCSMAFKSRLDSLGIPATLSQQATGAHTWGLFEQQMRDSWRVIGPAIGA
- a CDS encoding ABC transporter ATP-binding protein, with amino-acid sequence MITFDEVCKQYPDGTTAVDGLSLDVPSGSLTVFVGPSGCGKTTSLRMINRMIEPTSGRIMLGGQDVLTRDAHHLRRGIGYVIQHAGLFPHRTVIDNVATVPRLLGASRREARSRAAELLERVGLGSEFAKRYPSQLSGGQQQRVGVARALAADPPVLLMDEPFSAVDPVVRKDLQQELLRLQSEISKTIVLVTHDIDEAITLGDRVAVMRPGGTLAQYAAPAELLTEPADDFVAEFLGLDRGVRLLSFFGANGLPLRTDIVVSHSRHEQLPAAHSGEWVLVTDDDDRPLGWLDGAASGDGTSLGSATLHSIGHGYTPETDSLRAALDSAVLSPSGHAVALDGDRRVLGVISQEDLAQQIRNAHLHSSRKAAP
- a CDS encoding ABC transporter permease produces the protein MALSTFSIPSYLGTFTELLGQHLYMALTASLLGLVISLPAGLACVRWPRLYPPVLAVASVLYSIPSLAFFVLLISFTGITPTTVILPLALYTLSGLIPNVVDGLRSVPAETRQAATAMGMRRPRQLVTIELPLAFPAVMAGLRVATVANISMVSVGALIGMGAFGSLFTAAAQLDRVELAVTGILITIVMALTVDLALLAAQWYATPWTRAGGSAPIARRTPFRSLRRATRQTVAPGVRTS
- a CDS encoding alpha/beta fold hydrolase — encoded protein: MTIASRARPAMPWFRRTVAAGTASALILTGGAAAAGALPGANSPVQQQYLSAPILSGIDATDIPSPLPPQGSLIRSSPLDSAVRVPDSGLSYRILYSTLNHRGEPAVSTGTVSVPPGTPPPGGWPAIIWGHGTTGIGDDCAPSTLPSSPSREVAANYPSYWLRQGYAVVATDYAGLGTQGLHAYLNTQAAANSMLDAATAAHGLNLRLSRTAVALGHSQGGAAALAAASAAPTGNGALDFRGAVAVAPAAHTDALRQSVRPSPETLPGNLTAYAFYALAGFRDTYPDLDIDARLTGKGRELLALAERLCSSEMGVAARPYRMSELFAEPLSDIPGFDQALDEYMRLPSNGYSTSLLIVSGLDDDLPPEPAVRLAEEIQESGGHAVSRTYPGATHVSVLEHSLDDVQSFIGALFSPNPERALDAAGF
- a CDS encoding urease accessory protein UreF codes for the protein MLSNLLALADTRLPIGGHVHSGGMEEAVTSGFVRDLGTLEAFLARRIRTSGLVAGSVAAAVCDGLNTSEADAETDARTPSPAARAASRAQGRGFLRLARSVWPDDDWTGFTAKPHLPVVAGTVARRCDLTPQETALAVVYTSMTGSATAAQRLLALDPAHVTRITFTLSSLCDATAQRAATGLQSLSDPLFDVLAERHTRREMPLFVS